From Plasmodium relictum strain SGS1 genome assembly, contig: PRELSG_00_v1_113, whole genome shotgun sequence:
tactcTTTATTACATTGTTCGTTCAATACGTTAGCAAAATCATTAAATGgacatttaataaataaataatgaaataagcatatatatatatatatatatatatatatatatatatatatatatatatatatatatataaatcggtacatttagttatacattctttttattaatttgtttgtttaacaCCATAGTAAAATCATTAAacaggcaattaataaatcaataagaTAAACTACTTAGATTTGTTTTTATGTTTAATTTTGATTTCCTTGTAAGTTAAAAGTattgaaataattaaaatatataaactaCATAACTCAGAAATCGGAaggtaaatatatatacgaGATGTAGTATATAATAcggaaattataaaaaaaaaaattgatgagATAAAAACAACAGACAATGTAATTAGTTTAAAATTAGTTTTGCATATTCCTAAAATtctttcattaaattttactttttgatttttctcttttatctGTATTTCATTTCCTTCTTTTGCATCCATACTTCCCCTTATATCATTTTGCTCATTCCATGATTCTAAAGTTCCTTTTGTTACAACTACATTTTCGCAGAAGTTTGATTCTTCTTCTGCTTGCAtttccatatttttattttctgctAATGATCTTTTAATTCCTAAATTAAGTAcgttttttaattcattttcataattCCATGATCTAAAAGAAACCAActaaaattgtaaaaaacATTCAgcattaaaagaaaatattttttcatgttaataaaattataattaaaaaaaatagtaataactaaaaaacataaatattttaaattattataattatccTACATCATCAAAACATTGGGATATCCAAACTAAGAAGGTGAACATAAAAAACCTCATAAGATaattaaatactttttttttctcttctttattgtatatttttatagttGACATATCTGTAG
This genomic window contains:
- a CDS encoding fam-h protein codes for the protein MSTIKIYNKEEKKKVFNYLMRFFMFTFLLVSFRSWNYENELKNVLNLGIKRSLAENKNMEMQAEEESNFCENVVVTKGTLESWNEQNDIRGSMDAKEGNEIQIKEKNQKVKFNERILGICKTNFKLITLSVVFISSIFFFIISVLYTTSRIYIYLPISELCSLYILIISILLTYKEIKIKHKNKSK